The nucleotide window GACTGTAGGGGCAGCCCTTGTCCAACTCCTAAACCAATCAAAGAAACACGCTTAGGGGCATTTTGAGTATAAAAGATGGGTTAGAAACACTACTAAAAGAAGCCAAAATTGGTTGAGAGAAGTGGGACTAGATAGACTTAGACATTTTttataacacccctaatccgtctCCGTAGCTgaattagggttacggagcattaccatacaataaaaaacatttaaacatcataatgttcaataatttaaatatattataaaccATTTATTCTCATACATttcgtccctaaatcgagccttcgaggccctagaAATAGGTTGCAAACAATTCAGGACTACTTTGAAACAATTTGGAAAGTTTAGAAAAAAGTTGCAAAAATTAGAAACagaggcacacggctgtgtcctcACCCATGTAACTCATTGAGTAGGGTCTCATGaccgtgtcacacgcccatgtgctaggctgtgtacctCTCTAAATAgccccacacgcccatgtgtcaagtCGTGTGCTAGGcaatgtaactcactgacttgaaccCTAAAAAACCCTCAGATGACAAACGACTGTGTcgccaggctgtgtgcctcacatggctgtgtcacacgctcgtgttccaAGTCGTGTAAACCCAAAATTTGCCTAAAATTAAGCCATTTCATAACCAAACTATGCATGAATATACAATCTAATTGTGCACACTTTCAAGGGAGCTAATCATCATCTAAACACACCTAACATTGCCATTTCAGACAACCTAattcatctaaccaatatgccattcaaaggcaccacaaatTGCATCCAAACGTCACTTACCTAAACATGTCCATATGCTTCATTTCATGCATACAAACCTAGTCCATATAGGTACTAAAACATGTCACAATAGGTTATTCTCAAtacaacatcaacataccaaaAATGACTGTAATAACAAGCATATTAAAGTACCTATTAGGAGAAATGAATAACAAACAGAATGACCAGCTCAGCTCATCCAATTCTCAACAAATTCCAGCTCACCAAGCTTAACAAATTCACCTTCCTTTGTCTCTTATGAAATTATTCCTTTACAAATTCTATTATATCCCTTGTATATAAGGAGCACTATGGCATCTTGTTTTATAATTAAGAGAACAATTTCCTTTTTCATCATTATTCTTTCATGGTATCAGAGTGAAATTTTTTTCACTTTCGGCCATAGATTCTGGTTCTACAGACTCTGTGATTGCGATTGCAAAGTTCTTTAATCTTGTTGCGTCTTCTTCTCAAAAGGTTGTCATTCTTGTCGATGATAGTAACTTCCTTGCCTGGAAGCAACATGTGCTTCTTGTTATCAAGATCCATCGCCTTTACTCTTACATTGATGGCTTGCTTACTATTCCACCTAGAATGTTGACTAGCGATGGTGTTTCTGTGGAGAATCCAACGTTCATTTAATATGTGCAGCAGGATTTTTCTTTCTCGACGTGGCTTCTTTCTACTGTTAGTGCCTTTTTGCACAATTAGTTAATTGGGAGTTCCTCGTTTACCTTTGAACTTTGAAAAATGCTAACTCGAATCTTTGGTATGCAATTTGCTACCAAGGCTATGTGTTATCGATCCCTTCTCTATAACTTCAAAAAGAATGATCTTTCCATGTCTGCTTATCTGGTCGGTATCAAGCATTTCTGTGACTCTTTAGCCAGTTGCAACCAACATGTTTCTTTGGTGGAACAACAGTTGGAAATTGTTAACGGTCTTCCACTGGAGTTTGATCACATCGTATATATCATCACTACAAGTCAGGTTCCCTTTGATTTACAAGGAATTACTACAACATTGTTGGATGCTGAGGCTCGACAACAGGCTCATTTTTCATAGATTTAAATTTCTATGAATCTAACTATGGGTAATTGATCTACCCCATCGCTTCCTACTTATACTAGTCATCCACTATTACAATTGTTTCACTCCAATTGGGTTACTAGGTTCTGTCGTGGTCGTGGTCGTGCATGATTTAGGGGGATGTCGCAACTGTAATGCCAGATTTGTGGCAAGATGGGTCACGTTGCTCATAGGTGTTTTTACAGATATGACTCCACTTATGATGATGAGGTTACTAACGTTTCGGGTTCTCTTTCTCTTGGATCCACAACCCATATAGGCTCAATGAAGTTTTCTGCCCACCTTTGTCATATGAATCATTTTTTTCTAAGCCTTACCCATCTAGAACTCATTTTGTGCCCTCTACAGTTTATCAACCCACTTTCCAACCATTTGTTGTTTCGAGTGAAGGAACTCCAACTGCTCTGCAAGCTTCTGTTGCTTCTACCATAGCCACAACTAGTATTGTTACTGATCCGCTATGGTACCCCGATAGTGGTGCTACTACTCACATGACTAATGATCCAGTCAAGTTCACCAACTACAACTTCTACATTGGTCAAGGTAAAGTAATTGTTGGAAATGGTAATTACACCTCTATTTCTCATATTGGTGAATCCTCTATTTCTTCTGGTTCTCACAACTTCTCCATTAACAATCTGCTCTATGTACCTGACATTCACAAGAGTCTTTTTTCTATTTCTGAGTTTACAAAAGATAATCAGGTGTTCTTTAAATTTCATCTTTCGTGTTgccatgtgaaggatctgatgaCTCACAGGGTTTTGCTCCAAGGCATTGAGTCTAATGGGTTGTACCAGTTGTTGCCCACGTCCTCTAACGAGTTTGCCTTTACTGCTTTTAATAACTAAACTCTTTCCCCTTTTATGTTTCGTCCAGTGGCTGTAGATCCAATGGTTCCAGAAAGTACAGTTAAGATTACTAGATGGCATCAACGACTTGGTCACCCCTCTACTGATGTGTTGAATCATGTCTTGAGTGCTTGTAATATTAGTATTCCTCATACCACAGTTTCGTCCCTATGTAATACCTGTGCACTTAGGGAAAGTcataaattaccatttaagtatgCTACATCTGTTTACTCTGTACCACTTGGACTAATTTTCACTGACCTTTAGGGGCTTGCCCCTTGTTTTTCTGCTGGTTATCAATATTATATCTCGTTTGTGGATGCCTTCTCATGACATACTTGGATATATTTTCTCAAATCTAAGTCTGATACCTTATAGGCCTTCCTAACCTTTAAGCAACATGTTGAGTTACAACTAGGAACTAAAATCAAGCAACTTTAATGTGATGGAGGAGGGGAATTTCGCAGTTTTGATTTCCTTCTAAAAAAATTTGGCATTTAGCATCATTTCTCATGCCCCCACACATCTTAACAAAATGGCTTAGTTGAACGTCGTCATCGATAGATAGTGGAGACTGGCCTTGTCTTACTAGCATAAGCATCATTGCCTTTCTCTTATTGGGTAGATGCTTTTACATCTATAGTCTATCTCATGAATCTGCTGCCTACTAAGTCACTTTATGGATTATCTCCTATGGAGAAATTATTCAATAAACAACCAGATTACAAGCCTCTTAAAGTGTTTGGCTACCTCTGTTACCCTCTGCTTAGAACCTACAACAAGCAAAAACTACAGTTTTGATCTTCTTCATAAATATTCTTGGGCTATGCTACAAATTACAGAGGATACAAATATGTTGACAAGACTGGTCGAGTTTACATTTCCAGACATGTTCAGTTTGATGAAGGTGTTTTTCCTTATGTTAGACTTTCTTCGGTTCCTTCAGTTACCAATTCCAATGGTTCAAAATCCTTGTCTACTTTACcaattattataatacttcctcaTATTGCTTCTCATCACTCTTTAGACAATACGACCATTGGTTTTGCCGTGTCTCCCTCGATTGCTGCTCATATTGAGAGTTCCCAACCACCATCTTCTATAAACTCAAATATTTTTGGTGACAATGATCTGTTTCCAAATCCCTCTATACCTGATGATCAAAATACGTCGTCATCCGATTTTGCTCCTTATCTCTCTCCTAGCAACACCCATCACATGTTCACTAGGAGCAAGGCTGGTATCTTCAAACCAAAAGTATACACTACTTATACTGCTTCTATAAACTCTATTGAACCAATCACCATTTAGGAAGATATGGTCATTCCTTTATGGAAAGATGTTGTTCATGATGAATTACAAGTCTTGATTCGAAATAACACTTGGGGTTTGGTACATCTACCTCTAGATTGCTCTCTTATTAGATGTAAATGATTGTTTAAGACTAAAGAACCCTGATGAGAGTGTTGCTCACAACAAGGTCAGACTCATCCCTCAAGCCTTCTCCCAGATTGTTGGCATGGATTATCACGAAACCTTTAGCCCTGTTGTCAAGGCTAACAAGGTAAGAACATTGTTTGCCTTAGTCGTGTCAAGTAAGTGGAAGATTAGGCAGGTTGATGTCAATAACGTCTTCTTAAATGGCTTGACTGAGGAAGTCTTTATGCAACAACCACCAGGTTTCGAGGTAGTAGATGAAAATGGTAATTTGTTGGTTTGCAAGCTGAACAAGGCCCTTTATAGCCTGAAACAGGCTCCTTGAGCATGGTTTCAAAAGCTTCATAATTTTTTAGTTCAACATTTGCATTTTAAGTCCTCTAGAGTTGATTCCTCATTGTTTTTTAAGAAGACTTCTTCTAGGGAAATGTGTTTCTTcttgtatatgttgatgatatcatCATCACCGGTGATTTTAATCTTGAAATTGAAAAAGCTGTTTAGTCTCTGCATAGTCAGTTTTCTTTGAAAGATTTGGAACCTCTTAGCTATTTTCTTAGAATTGAAGTAGCTAAGCATGGTGACAGTATGCATATTTCTCAGCAGAAGTATGCCCGAGAATTATTAGATAAGGCAGATATGGGAAATGCAAAATCAATTTCTACACCTATGGTAAGCTCACCAACTCTATCCTCCCTTGTTGGTTCTCCCCTACATGATGGCACCAAATACAGGAAGATTGTTGGAGGTCTCCAGTATCTCTACATGACAGGGCTAGAAATTACGTTATGTATTTGCCTTCTGATGTCCATTGGACTGTTGTTACAAGAATTTTGAGGTACATTTGAGGCACACTGGACTATGGGCTACTGTTTCAACCTTCAGCGGTTAACTTAATAAGATTTTTTGATGTTGATTGGGCTAGTTCCCTTGAGGATCGTAAGTCTACATTTGGATTTTGTACCTATCTTAGTGACAACCTGATTGGATGGTCCTCAAAGAAGCAATGAGTGGTTTCTTGATCCACATCAGAGGCTGAATATAGAAGCTTAGCAAATGGAACTGTATAAATCACATGTTTTCAGTCCTTACTCAATGAAATTGGCATGCCTTTAGAGCGAGCTTCAATGGTTTAGTGTGACAATTCTAGCACAGTATCTCTAGCAGTGAATCAGTGTTGTCTGCTCAAGTCAAGCATGTTGAGCATGATATCCATTTTGTACGAGACAACGTCTTGGATGGCAGGTTGCAAGTGAACTATGTCTCTAGACATGATCAAGTAGCTGATATCTTGACAAAACCATTGACTACTAGAAGTTTTTCCAAGTTTCGAGACAGGTTAAATGTTGTTGCTCTCAAAGAACTTCAACATCGCAATGCAGGGGGAATATTAGGAAAAATGAATAACAAATACAATGACCAGCACAACTCATCCAATTATCCATAGATTCCAACTCATCAGGCTTAACAAATTCACCTTCTTTTGTCTCTTATGAAATTATTTCTTTACAAATTCTATTATATCCCTTGTATATAAGGAGCACTATGGCACCTTAT belongs to Gossypium arboreum isolate Shixiya-1 chromosome 7, ASM2569848v2, whole genome shotgun sequence and includes:
- the LOC108477847 gene encoding uncharacterized protein LOC108477847; the protein is MGHVAHRCFYRYDSTYDDEPYPSRTHFVPSTVYQPTFQPFVVSSEGTPTALQASVASTIATTSIVTDPLWYPDSGATTHMTNDPVKFTNYNFYIGQGKVIVGNGNYTSISHIGESSISSGSHNFSINNLLYDLMTHRVLLQGIESNGLYQLLPTSSNEGYKYVDKTGRVYISRHVQFDEGVFPYVRLSSVPSVTNSNGSKSLSTLPIIIILPHIASHHSLDNTTIGFAVSPSIAAHIESSQPPSSINSNIFGDNDLFPNPSIPDDQNTSSSDFAPYLSPSNTHHMFTRSKADVNDCLRLKNPDESVAHNKVRLIPQAFSQIVGMDYHETFSPVVKANKVRTLFALVVSSKWKIRQVDVNNVFLNGLTEEVFMQQPPGFEVVDENDLEPLSYFLRIEVAKHGDSMHISQQKYARELLDKADMGNAKSISTPMEDCWRSPVSLHDRARNYVMYLPSDVHWTVVTRILRLQVNYVSRHDQVADILTKPLTTRSFSKFRDRLNVVALKELQHRNAGGILGKMNNKYNDQHNSSNYP